The following are from one region of the Candidatus Polarisedimenticolia bacterium genome:
- the modA gene encoding molybdate ABC transporter substrate-binding protein, with the protein MRWWSLAASPAAAAGILGLAVARAGVPAPAPAAPTEIVVYAASSLRDVLQRLAPACEKAIEARLVFNFGASNDLARQIEAANKADAFLSADEAWMDHVARVGLVDPGSRRSLLSNRLVVVGASDSALRIGSASDLGSPAIRRIALGNPEAVPAGKYARAWLEKAGVWESVADRVTPALDVRAALAAVESGAAGVGIVYRTDAAISSKVRVLYEVPAAEEPRISYAVAALGKRPNVEAARRFVAWLAGPAALAAFERSGFIVQAGTP; encoded by the coding sequence ATGAGATGGTGGAGTCTCGCCGCGTCGCCGGCCGCGGCGGCCGGAATCCTGGGGCTGGCGGTCGCCCGGGCGGGCGTGCCGGCCCCGGCGCCAGCCGCCCCGACCGAGATCGTGGTGTACGCGGCCTCGAGCCTGCGCGACGTCCTGCAGCGGCTCGCCCCCGCCTGCGAGAAGGCCATCGAGGCGCGTCTGGTGTTCAACTTCGGAGCCTCGAACGACCTCGCGCGGCAGATCGAGGCGGCCAACAAGGCCGATGCCTTCCTGTCCGCGGACGAGGCTTGGATGGATCACGTCGCCCGGGTCGGGCTCGTGGACCCCGGCTCGCGCCGGTCCCTGCTCTCCAACCGACTGGTCGTCGTGGGCGCGTCCGATTCGGCCCTGCGCATCGGCTCGGCGTCCGACCTCGGCTCGCCTGCGATCCGGCGGATCGCTCTGGGCAATCCCGAGGCGGTCCCCGCCGGCAAGTACGCGCGGGCGTGGCTCGAGAAGGCAGGCGTCTGGGAGTCCGTCGCGGATCGTGTGACGCCTGCGCTGGACGTGCGGGCCGCCCTGGCCGCGGTCGAGTCGGGGGCCGCCGGCGTCGGGATCGTCTACCGCACCGACGCGGCGATCTCCAGCAAGGTCAGGGTGCTGTACGAAGTCCCCGCCGCGGAGGAGCCGCGAATTTCCTATGCGGTCGCGGCGCTCGGGAAGCGTCCCAACGTCGAGGCGGCCAGGCGCTTCGTGGCATGGCTTGCCGGGCCCGCAGCCCTGGCGGCGTTCGAGCGATCCGGGTTCATCGTGCAGGCCGGGACGCCTTGA
- a CDS encoding LysR family transcriptional regulator, which translates to MSARGRTRPESRRAWIARPRWRISLGSTIAMGPGKADLLEAIGRAGSISAGARSIGMSYRRAWLLVETMNACFVRPLVVTSKWRGGGARLTPAGKDVLRLYREVEARSRAASRALVADIRRLLGPPSGRRLPFKKGS; encoded by the coding sequence ATGAGCGCGCGAGGCCGCACACGCCCCGAGTCGCGCCGGGCCTGGATCGCCAGGCCGCGCTGGCGCATCAGCCTGGGATCGACGATCGCGATGGGACCGGGCAAGGCCGATCTGCTCGAGGCGATCGGGCGCGCCGGCTCCATCTCCGCGGGGGCCCGGTCGATCGGGATGTCCTACCGGCGCGCCTGGCTCCTGGTCGAGACGATGAACGCCTGTTTCGTCAGGCCGCTGGTCGTCACCTCGAAGTGGCGGGGCGGGGGCGCCCGTCTCACACCCGCCGGAAAAGACGTTCTGCGGCTGTACCGGGAAGTCGAGGCCAGGAGCCGCGCCGCCTCCCGGGCGCTCGTCGCCGACATCCGGCGCCTCCTCGGGCCGCCATCCGGCCGCAGGCTTCCATTCAAAAAGGGCTCTTGA
- a CDS encoding FecR family protein — protein MTNNSGRPPEDDPIVRILERAGPRPMAPREGAERVRSAVRAHWQKETSGAPRRRTPAWIAASLAAAAAVVLVVAWGVWSRGQRPPGAPKAIAILLRSEGLIRLVDGAPLGDGGGALRPGDALAPGAMIETAENGRAALALADGPSLRIDSGTRVRLLPGPTLDLEQGAIYIDSGPGQARRAFLEVRTHMGIVRDIGTQFEVRLTADELWLSVREGLATLARAGRSFAAPAGTRLVAGATGVESRALQGPDWSWVLSIAPAFEMEGRTLHEYLDWLARETGWRVEFADPAIAREASTVVLHGSVADLRPDETPAAVLPTCGLRHRLSDGTLLIERLDGAGRP, from the coding sequence ATGACGAACAATTCAGGCCGGCCTCCCGAAGACGATCCGATCGTCCGTATCCTGGAACGCGCCGGTCCGCGCCCGATGGCCCCGAGAGAAGGAGCGGAGCGCGTCCGCTCGGCCGTGAGGGCTCACTGGCAGAAGGAGACGAGCGGGGCACCACGCAGACGGACTCCGGCATGGATCGCCGCATCCCTGGCCGCAGCCGCGGCCGTCGTGCTCGTGGTGGCCTGGGGGGTGTGGAGCCGCGGACAGCGACCACCCGGCGCGCCGAAGGCCATCGCGATTCTCCTTCGGTCGGAGGGCTTAATTCGGCTGGTCGATGGAGCGCCGCTCGGTGACGGCGGCGGGGCGCTTCGGCCCGGCGACGCCCTGGCTCCGGGGGCCATGATCGAGACGGCCGAGAACGGACGCGCCGCGCTGGCGCTCGCCGACGGGCCGTCCCTCCGGATCGATTCCGGGACGCGCGTCCGCCTCCTGCCCGGCCCGACACTCGACCTCGAACAGGGGGCGATCTACATCGACAGCGGCCCCGGGCAGGCCCGGCGGGCGTTTCTCGAGGTCAGGACGCACATGGGGATCGTGCGCGACATCGGCACGCAGTTCGAGGTCCGCCTGACTGCGGACGAGCTGTGGCTGAGCGTGCGCGAGGGGCTGGCCACTCTGGCGCGCGCCGGCCGATCGTTTGCCGCCCCCGCCGGCACGAGGCTCGTGGCAGGGGCGACGGGTGTGGAGAGCCGCGCGCTCCAGGGTCCGGACTGGAGCTGGGTCCTCTCCATCGCCCCGGCATTCGAGATGGAGGGCAGGACGCTTCACGAATACCTCGATTGGCTGGCGCGCGAGACGGGATGGCGGGTGGAGTTCGCCGACCCGGCAATCGCCCGCGAGGCCTCGACCGTCGTCCTGCACGGCTCCGTCGCCGATCTTCGGCCGGACGAAACACCGGCGGCGGTCCTGCCGACCTGCGGGCTCCGGCACCGACTGTCCGACGGCACGCTGCTCATCGAGCGCCTGGACGGCGCAGGGAGGCCATGA
- the hflK gene encoding FtsH protease activity modulator HflK — MTLRDPIALPFKLPRFPWGGALGGIVALLAIIFLFSTWYTVAPEEVGVVLRLGRYVRQGNPGLNTKWPYPIETVLKVPVQRQLKEEFGFRTQKAAVSTRYSEGGFTRESLMLTGDLNVAIVEWTAQFRVRDPYKYLFKVREVRETFRDLNEAVMREVIGDRGVNEVLTIGRQEIAAAAEKRLQELCDQYEMGVKVEQIVLQDVNPPDAVKASFNEVNQSQQEREKMINEARAEYNKIIPKARGEAEQAIQQAEGYRTERINRARGDAELFRAVHASYLRSPEVTRRRIHLETMNAVFPKLKRKIIVDERLKGLLPLLNLDEAKP, encoded by the coding sequence ATGACCCTTCGAGACCCGATCGCCCTGCCCTTCAAGCTCCCGCGTTTCCCCTGGGGCGGCGCCCTGGGGGGGATCGTGGCGCTTCTGGCCATCATCTTTCTCTTCTCGACGTGGTACACCGTCGCCCCCGAAGAGGTGGGGGTCGTGCTGCGGCTGGGGCGCTACGTGCGCCAGGGGAATCCGGGACTGAACACCAAATGGCCGTATCCGATCGAGACGGTCCTGAAGGTGCCCGTCCAGAGGCAGCTCAAGGAGGAGTTCGGCTTCCGCACCCAGAAGGCGGCGGTCAGCACGCGCTATTCCGAGGGGGGCTTCACGAGGGAGTCGCTGATGCTCACGGGCGACCTGAACGTCGCCATCGTGGAGTGGACGGCGCAGTTCCGCGTCCGCGATCCGTACAAGTACCTGTTCAAGGTGCGCGAGGTGCGCGAGACGTTCCGCGACCTGAACGAGGCGGTCATGCGCGAGGTGATCGGTGACCGCGGAGTCAACGAGGTCCTGACGATCGGCAGGCAGGAGATAGCGGCCGCCGCGGAAAAACGGCTGCAGGAGCTGTGCGATCAATATGAGATGGGTGTCAAGGTGGAGCAGATCGTCCTGCAGGACGTCAACCCGCCGGACGCGGTGAAGGCCTCGTTCAACGAGGTGAACCAGTCGCAGCAGGAGCGCGAGAAGATGATCAACGAGGCGCGCGCCGAATACAACAAGATCATCCCCAAGGCGCGCGGCGAGGCGGAGCAGGCGATCCAGCAGGCCGAAGGGTACCGCACCGAGAGGATCAACCGCGCGCGGGGAGACGCCGAGCTGTTCCGCGCCGTGCACGCCTCCTACCTCCGCTCGCCGGAGGTCACGCGGCGGCGGATCCATCTCGAGACGATGAACGCGGTCTTCCCGAAGCTGAAACGCAAGATCATCGTGGACGAGCGGCTGAAGGGGCTCCTGCCGCTGCTCAACCTGGACGAGGCGAAACCATGA
- a CDS encoding molybdenum cofactor guanylyltransferase, translating to MSDASRTPPPGTPSIDRPRAAIRFGGIVLAGGRSARMGRPKAWLPVGDRTMLETVVAAIAAGLGFHATPIVVVGAPGQELPAVGVPTLRIDDDIEGEGPLRGMAGGLAALQGKADAAFVSSCDVPLLKPAFVARMLALLGDHDIAVPVADGLHHPLAAVYRIEVLVTVRELLASSRRRPFFLFEQRRTRFVSAADLEAADPGLDSLKNVNTPEEYERLVRSLGTSRGS from the coding sequence GTGAGCGACGCGAGCCGCACTCCCCCACCCGGCACGCCGTCCATCGATCGCCCCCGCGCGGCCATCCGCTTCGGAGGGATCGTCCTGGCCGGGGGCCGGAGCGCGCGCATGGGCCGGCCCAAGGCCTGGCTGCCGGTCGGCGATCGCACCATGCTCGAGACGGTGGTCGCCGCGATCGCGGCGGGGCTGGGGTTCCACGCGACGCCGATCGTCGTGGTGGGGGCGCCGGGGCAGGAGCTGCCGGCCGTCGGGGTGCCGACCCTGCGCATCGACGACGACATCGAGGGGGAGGGGCCGCTGCGCGGCATGGCCGGAGGCCTCGCGGCGCTGCAGGGGAAGGCCGACGCGGCGTTCGTCTCCTCCTGCGATGTGCCTCTCTTGAAGCCGGCCTTCGTGGCGCGCATGCTGGCGCTGCTCGGCGATCACGACATCGCCGTGCCGGTGGCCGACGGCCTGCATCACCCGCTCGCGGCGGTCTACCGAATCGAGGTCCTCGTGACGGTGCGCGAGCTGCTCGCCTCGAGCCGCCGCCGGCCCTTCTTCCTCTTCGAGCAGCGCAGGACGCGTTTCGTCTCCGCCGCCGATCTGGAAGCGGCCGATCCCGGCCTCGACAGCCTGAAGAACGTCAACACGCCGGAGGAGTACGAGCGTCTCGTCCGCAGCCTCGGGACCAGCCGGGGTTCGTGA
- a CDS encoding sigma-70 family RNA polymerase sigma factor has protein sequence MPEATRADRDLVKRMLGGEERAFTEFFDGHFSRLYRFALPRLGRNEDAAEEVVQAALCKAISAMKSWRGEAALFTWLCTFCMHEIGSHYRQNDRRPLPVGLVEDAPAMIVPDEARRSEVAILVHATLDGLPDGYGDVLEWKYVLGLSVNEIAERLGVSSKAAESLLTRARQAFRDSYPAHEGAGTKGQGNTGTVK, from the coding sequence GTGCCCGAAGCGACCCGAGCCGACAGGGACCTGGTCAAGCGGATGCTTGGGGGAGAGGAACGCGCCTTCACGGAGTTCTTCGACGGCCACTTCTCCAGGCTCTACCGCTTCGCCCTTCCGCGCCTGGGACGGAACGAGGACGCGGCGGAGGAGGTGGTCCAGGCCGCCCTGTGCAAGGCGATCTCCGCGATGAAGTCCTGGCGCGGCGAGGCCGCCCTGTTCACCTGGCTCTGCACGTTCTGCATGCACGAGATCGGCAGCCACTACCGGCAAAACGATCGCCGTCCGCTGCCGGTGGGCCTGGTCGAAGATGCGCCAGCGATGATCGTCCCGGACGAGGCGCGCCGCAGCGAGGTCGCAATCCTGGTGCACGCGACCCTCGACGGACTGCCGGACGGATACGGTGATGTGCTCGAGTGGAAGTACGTCCTCGGCCTCTCGGTTAACGAGATCGCGGAGCGGCTCGGGGTGAGCTCGAAGGCGGCGGAGTCGCTGTTGACGCGGGCCAGGCAGGCGTTCCGCGATTCCTATCCAGCGCACGAAGGAGCCGGAACGAAGGGACAAGGAAACACAGGAACCGTGAAATGA
- a CDS encoding porin family protein — MKQTLCFAVCAILALGAPAFAANTSHNDAKGEIGFGIGQSDVGSDSTGVDSAQFIGVRGGYHLNDQWQVEGMFSSASADGDVSGTNVDTTMRVIMVNGVMNFHPRKKELVPYVMAGLGRADVEVDSGGSDNSIAYQVGGGTRIYFGKTKRAAFRADLSLLKETTFDDSSTITTVTAGVTWKLGGR; from the coding sequence ATGAAGCAGACCCTGTGCTTTGCGGTATGCGCGATCCTGGCGCTCGGTGCGCCGGCGTTCGCGGCGAACACCTCGCACAATGACGCCAAGGGCGAGATCGGCTTCGGCATCGGCCAGTCGGACGTCGGGTCCGACAGCACCGGCGTGGACTCGGCCCAGTTCATCGGAGTCCGCGGCGGCTACCATCTCAACGACCAGTGGCAGGTCGAGGGGATGTTCTCGTCGGCGTCCGCGGACGGCGACGTCTCCGGGACGAACGTCGACACGACGATGCGCGTGATCATGGTGAACGGGGTGATGAACTTCCATCCCCGTAAAAAGGAGCTGGTGCCGTACGTGATGGCCGGCCTCGGCCGCGCCGACGTCGAGGTCGACTCCGGCGGCAGCGACAACTCCATCGCCTACCAGGTGGGCGGCGGGACCCGCATCTACTTCGGCAAGACCAAGCGGGCCGCGTTCCGCGCCGACCTGTCGCTGCTCAAGGAGACCACCTTCGACGACAGCTCGACGATCACGACCGTCACCGCGGGCGTGACCTGGAAGCTCGGAGGCCGGTAG
- the modB gene encoding molybdate ABC transporter permease subunit translates to MIGSAVSPLLISFKVACWVTVLVLPPGVLIGLLLARGGFKGKSLIETIASLPLVLPPTAIGYLLLRMLGRDGPLGESSLGFDLDLLFTWKGAVLASGVMALPLVVRTSRVAFDEVDSRLEGIARTLGLGRVRTFVEITLPLARRGLLAAAVLGFSRALGEFGATIIVAGSIPGRTQTLALAIFSDMQIGHDRAAMTLVAVTVVLAFAAVFTVEILLRKRARSA, encoded by the coding sequence TTGATCGGTTCCGCGGTGTCCCCCCTGCTCATCAGCTTCAAGGTCGCGTGCTGGGTCACCGTCCTGGTCCTGCCGCCGGGCGTCCTGATCGGCCTCCTCCTGGCGCGCGGCGGCTTCAAGGGGAAGAGCCTGATCGAGACGATCGCCTCGCTCCCCCTGGTCCTGCCTCCGACGGCGATCGGGTACCTTCTGCTCAGGATGCTGGGGAGGGACGGACCTCTCGGTGAATCGTCGCTGGGATTCGATCTCGATCTGCTGTTCACCTGGAAGGGGGCGGTCCTGGCTTCCGGCGTCATGGCGCTGCCGCTGGTCGTGCGGACCTCGAGGGTGGCGTTCGATGAGGTCGACTCCCGCCTCGAGGGGATCGCGCGCACGCTGGGACTGGGACGGGTCAGGACGTTCGTGGAGATCACTCTGCCCCTGGCCCGCCGCGGCCTTCTGGCGGCGGCGGTCCTGGGCTTCAGCCGGGCGCTGGGGGAGTTCGGGGCGACCATCATCGTGGCCGGGAGCATTCCGGGACGGACGCAGACCCTGGCCCTGGCCATCTTCAGCGACATGCAGATCGGCCACGATCGCGCAGCGATGACGCTGGTCGCAGTCACCGTGGTCCTCGCGTTCGCGGCCGTCTTCACGGTCGAGATCCTCCTTCGCAAGCGCGCGCGCTCCGCATGA
- the hflC gene encoding protease modulator HflC yields the protein MTAVRAVAAGALVLFAVIVLSGTVYQVAETEQVVITEFGQPVGHAVTTPGLHVKKPFVQKANYFDKRFLEWDGDPNQVPTRDKRFIYVDCFARWRITDPLLFFQRLRDETGAQSRLDDILDGETRNTVAKHDLIEVVRSTNRPFAGGDEVSEGDRPQGEVKIEFGRAALDMEVLKAAAARTTDLGIEILDFRFKRISYVEQVQQEVYARMISERKRIAEQYRSEGAGESARINGEKERELKAITSEAFRRSQEIRGKADAEAGDIYAQAYNRDPEFYRFLKTMETYRETLDEQTLLVLTTDGEFLKYLKASR from the coding sequence ATGACCGCGGTCCGCGCCGTCGCGGCGGGAGCTCTGGTCCTCTTTGCGGTGATCGTCCTGTCCGGGACCGTCTACCAGGTCGCCGAGACCGAGCAGGTGGTGATCACCGAGTTCGGCCAGCCGGTCGGGCATGCCGTGACCACGCCCGGGCTCCACGTCAAGAAGCCGTTCGTCCAGAAGGCGAACTACTTCGACAAGCGCTTCCTGGAATGGGACGGCGACCCCAACCAGGTCCCCACGCGGGACAAGCGCTTCATCTACGTCGACTGCTTCGCGCGCTGGCGCATCACCGACCCGCTGCTGTTCTTCCAGCGCCTGCGCGACGAGACCGGCGCCCAGTCCCGCCTCGACGACATCCTGGACGGCGAGACCCGCAACACCGTCGCCAAGCACGATCTGATCGAGGTCGTCCGCAGCACCAACCGTCCGTTCGCCGGCGGCGACGAGGTCTCGGAAGGGGACCGCCCGCAGGGGGAGGTGAAGATCGAGTTCGGCCGCGCCGCGCTCGACATGGAAGTGCTGAAGGCCGCGGCGGCGCGCACCACCGACCTGGGGATCGAGATCCTCGATTTCCGCTTCAAGCGGATCAGCTACGTCGAGCAGGTGCAGCAGGAGGTCTACGCCAGGATGATCTCCGAGCGCAAGCGGATCGCCGAGCAGTACCGCTCCGAAGGCGCGGGCGAGTCGGCGCGCATCAACGGCGAGAAGGAGCGGGAGCTGAAGGCGATCACTTCGGAGGCGTTCCGCCGGTCCCAGGAGATACGGGGGAAGGCGGACGCCGAGGCCGGCGACATTTACGCGCAGGCCTACAACCGCGACCCCGAGTTCTACCGCTTCCTCAAGACGATGGAGACCTACCGCGAGACCCTCGACGAGCAGACGCTCCTCGTCCTGACCACCGACGGGGAGTTCCTGAAATATCTCAAGGCCTCGCGCTAG
- a CDS encoding TonB-dependent receptor, with protein MLARPFQALRPNLPLLCAFLLWAGGGLCAADTSPDAGLDQTTFAGRTLAGALHDLGDRGLRLIYSSDLVRPDMIVAVEPRVAPPRDILEQILAPFGLEPRDGPGGTVLIVRSTATLRTDGDIGRRFDHHPVFREQIEVTSNSSGSMADRPESRTTLGPDEIGQAPRIGDDPNRIVARLPGFAAGDRSAEFGIRGGEPDETLFMLDGLAIDDPFHLQGLLRFSSIIDSKALGSIEVLSGGFPAEYGGRMSGVVELASRRPAGAPRTSVSASSVNSSYLSEGAFADGDARWLVSARAWRPDAIVDLVTAGNEGLDPDYYDVLGKVETTVGDGTILSGHVLAARDGVDTETAPMDGHVTARSGSHYAWLNLKTPWTDRLYSTTVLSLGRGARRRQVGLSDATGQEAAVSDWRSFGTESLGQDWLFEATDRVALKWGFGVKRIAASYDFTSHALSIDPLFTGGLPQTTDRAAVVRPDGTEYGAYLSQRLRPLPSLTMEIGVRADRQTLTEESQISPRANLAFALGSGSALRLGWGRFDQPQGPQDLQIEDGVTRFFPGQRAEHISVHFDHAWKGGASLGLAAYSKEMTGLRPRYENLFNAMTLFPEIEPDRVLIAPTRARATGIEATLAMDRGRAFGWWAGYALARAEDDIDGRMVPRSRDQRHTFNAVVRRRFGALWDVALAGQYHSGWPTTSVMAETVQNPDGSTAIRAFLGPRNAERLPPFHRLDLQVRRRFAIGRGTLSAFLEITNLYGRENVCCIDGFRYLPRPDGTVRVERRESFWLRQAPVFGVTWDLGP; from the coding sequence ATGCTGGCGCGCCCTTTTCAGGCCTTGCGGCCGAACCTGCCGCTCCTGTGCGCCTTCCTTCTCTGGGCGGGTGGAGGCCTTTGCGCCGCCGACACCTCGCCCGACGCGGGCTTGGATCAGACGACGTTTGCCGGGCGCACGCTGGCCGGGGCGCTCCACGATCTGGGCGACCGGGGTCTCCGGCTGATTTACAGCAGCGACCTGGTCCGGCCGGACATGATCGTCGCCGTCGAGCCCCGGGTCGCGCCGCCGCGCGACATCCTCGAGCAGATCCTCGCGCCGTTCGGCCTCGAACCCCGCGACGGCCCGGGAGGGACCGTCCTGATCGTCCGATCGACGGCGACGCTCCGGACGGACGGGGACATCGGCCGCCGCTTCGACCACCATCCCGTCTTTCGCGAACAGATCGAAGTCACCTCGAACTCGTCCGGATCGATGGCGGACCGGCCCGAATCGCGGACGACGCTCGGCCCCGACGAGATCGGGCAGGCGCCCCGGATCGGCGACGATCCGAATCGGATCGTCGCCCGGCTCCCCGGCTTCGCGGCGGGCGACCGGTCGGCGGAATTCGGCATCCGCGGCGGCGAGCCGGACGAGACGTTGTTCATGCTGGACGGCCTGGCGATCGACGATCCCTTTCACCTGCAGGGACTCCTGCGCTTCTCCAGCATCATCGATTCGAAGGCGCTCGGCAGCATCGAGGTCCTGAGCGGCGGTTTCCCGGCCGAATACGGCGGCCGGATGAGCGGCGTCGTCGAGCTGGCGTCGCGGCGCCCCGCCGGCGCTCCGCGCACGAGCGTCAGCGCCAGCAGCGTCAATTCCAGCTACCTGTCGGAGGGGGCCTTCGCCGACGGAGACGCGCGCTGGCTCGTCTCGGCGCGCGCCTGGCGCCCCGATGCGATCGTCGATCTCGTCACGGCGGGGAACGAAGGGCTCGATCCCGACTACTACGATGTCCTGGGCAAGGTCGAGACCACGGTGGGTGACGGGACGATCCTCTCGGGCCACGTGCTGGCCGCGCGGGACGGCGTGGACACCGAGACGGCTCCGATGGACGGTCATGTGACGGCTCGGAGCGGGAGCCATTACGCCTGGCTGAACCTCAAGACCCCCTGGACCGACCGCCTCTACTCCACCACGGTCCTCTCGCTCGGGCGGGGCGCGCGTCGCCGTCAGGTCGGACTTTCGGACGCCACCGGCCAGGAGGCCGCGGTGAGCGACTGGCGGTCCTTCGGCACGGAGTCTCTCGGCCAGGACTGGCTCTTCGAGGCGACCGATCGTGTCGCGTTGAAGTGGGGATTCGGGGTGAAGCGGATCGCGGCCTCTTATGATTTCACCAGTCATGCCCTGAGCATCGATCCGCTGTTCACGGGCGGGCTCCCTCAGACGACCGATCGCGCCGCGGTGGTGCGGCCCGACGGGACGGAGTACGGCGCCTACCTCAGCCAGCGTCTCCGCCCGCTTCCCTCGCTCACGATGGAGATCGGCGTCCGCGCGGACCGCCAGACGCTGACGGAGGAAAGCCAGATCAGTCCGCGCGCCAACCTGGCCTTCGCGCTCGGGTCGGGAAGCGCGCTCCGCCTGGGCTGGGGCCGTTTCGACCAGCCCCAGGGGCCCCAGGACCTCCAGATCGAAGACGGCGTCACCCGGTTCTTCCCGGGACAGCGCGCCGAGCACATCTCGGTGCATTTCGATCACGCCTGGAAGGGCGGAGCGAGCCTCGGCCTCGCCGCCTACTCCAAGGAGATGACCGGCTTGCGCCCCCGCTACGAGAACCTCTTCAACGCCATGACCCTGTTCCCTGAAATCGAGCCGGACCGCGTTCTCATCGCGCCGACCCGCGCCCGCGCGACCGGCATCGAGGCGACCCTGGCCATGGATCGGGGCCGCGCCTTCGGGTGGTGGGCCGGCTACGCGCTGGCCCGGGCGGAGGACGACATCGACGGGCGGATGGTCCCGCGCAGCCGGGACCAGCGGCACACCTTCAACGCCGTCGTGCGCCGCCGTTTCGGAGCGCTCTGGGACGTCGCCCTCGCCGGCCAGTATCACAGCGGCTGGCCGACCACCTCCGTCATGGCCGAGACGGTGCAGAATCCGGACGGTTCCACCGCGATCCGGGCATTCCTGGGGCCGCGCAATGCGGAACGCCTTCCGCCGTTCCACCGCCTCGACCTGCAGGTCCGCCGGCGCTTCGCGATCGGCCGGGGCACGCTCAGCGCCTTCCTCGAGATCACCAACCTCTACGGAAGGGAGAACGTCTGCTGCATCGACGGGTTCCGCTACCTCCCGCGGCCCGACGGCACCGTGCGCGTGGAACGCCGGGAGAGCTTCTGGCTGAGGCAGGCGCCGGTCTTCGGCGTGACCTGGGACCTCGGCCCCTGA